From the Rhea pennata isolate bPtePen1 chromosome 1, bPtePen1.pri, whole genome shotgun sequence genome, the window aaaacacagaTACTAAGTCTGagtcttcatttttaataaatgcagcTCTGGTTATTAATCATTGTAAATCcagtttatctttaaaatgagtTATTGCCAAAAATAACAACCTTATGTCTCCCTTTAAAAAGCAACTACTTTCAGTATTTATGAGATTTATGAGATTGAGATGGCCCTGCAAGGTGCTTAATATCATTTAAGCAagcagaatatatattttaaaatgctttatcttTAGAATTCATAGtataaaataatacagtgaGTGGCTGCTTAGCAAAGAACAAGACGAGATTCCACTTACTGTATTTATGTACTTTATTAACAGAGGCACATATGatatttatgtaaaatgtgATGGCGTTGGGAGGTGTATTGGAACCTATGATAACCGTGGCAGTTTTGGTGAGTTGGCCTTAATGTACAATACGCCCAGAGCAGCTACAATTATAGCTACCTCTCCTGGTGCCATCTGGGGTTTGGTAAgtgaaatacttgttttaatatattaattatttgttttaagtgttttctaTAAATTGCACTGATACGCTATATCAGCAtcaaaaaatgatttataattTGGGAAAGTTTAACTTTAAAATTTGCTCAGAATTCCAGACATAGTACTATGTTTTTCTAGATACTAGAGAAACAACCCTGAAAGGCTCAAGAAAgcactatttcctttttttttaacaattttgttttatcctattttaatgataattttCCAAACTGACAGTTACTttgacacatacacacacacacacacacacacacacaaaatattttcccacaTCATTCTAGGAAATGCGTTTTGGTCCAAGTAAAATTCCAAACTAAGGTTATTTATCATTGTTAAACAATCTCGACCTTTGAAAACATTAATAGAATTACCAGAAGAGTAAAACTCAGATAGACTTTCTGCATCAAGGCACACATATTGAGCTAATGACAGATCCCAAGAAGTCATTTCTTCCTGAAGGGAATTGTATGTTCTGCACCAGCTTACTCCGTGTGACTTCTGGGATCACTGCAGAGTTGAGGATGCTGTAAGAACGGCGTTAAATTGGTTTGGGTTGTACTGGCCAGCGAGTCCCCGCTGTAGCAGTGAAGCCTGCAGTGCATTTCACCTCTGTCCTCAGGACACGCACATGAAGTCActagaagaaaacagcataCACCCCGTTTTCCATCTTTATGCTTCTTACGGATTGCAAAATGCCAGGGAGTGTCCAGCTGGCTATTTAGGACAGCGCTGAGTCtgctgaaagagcagaaagcaggTTTACTGGGACCCAAGATCCAGACCCATGTATTTTGTTTGGCGATAATAAATTCTTCGCTTATATATCAATACGCATGGGACTTTGGGAGATTAAGAAAtttagtaaattaaatatttaaatactgatGATTTGCTAACGATCCAAAACAATGTTTGTTTGAAAACCATTAAACCCCAGCTTGTCATACAGAGACTAACCTCTCTTGGTAATAAACGCAGCACTGAGCCTCTGAAAGGTGGAGAATATgtttcttttccgtgttctgGATGTGCGGTGTGTTTTGGGGCATGTATTGTTCATTCTGCCCAGTGCTGGTTAAGCTAAACTCTGTGGCCTCTCTGCGCAGCCAAGGGGCAGAGAAGCTCTTCGGAGCGTGAATCAGCTCAAGAGCACAACTTCAGGCGCTCGCGCCGGACCTCAAGGGGAGTCTTTCTCGCTGACTCCATGGGGAGCCTAGCTGGTTATACTGAGTGACTGAAACTGGCTGATGTGAAGTTCTTCAGCCATTTCCAAAGCATCTTCTACCACACAACCATTCTCTGTCAAtaaactttccttttctctttctgtttacaGGACAGAGTAACGTTCCGAAGAATCATTGTAAAAAACaatgccaaaaaaagaaaaatgtatgaaaaatttATTGGGTCATTGCCATTCCTTAAATCTTTAGAAGTAAGCTTtctattacattattttaatgtctgTATCAGAGGTCCATGATAAGACTCTGCCTctacagattttaaatttggaattaaaattttatctaGACTTAGATTTTGCATACTTTTGGGGGGGGAGAAAGACCATATTTTTGATACTTCTAAATTTTCAAGATAAAAGCCATAGTTAATATAGtataaaaaatggatttttttacttttacctTTCATTTCCTTAAGCTTAATTTTTACTAGAGATAGTCAGTAATGTTATCAATGATTTAGGaaattgtaaaatgttttcatttaacagCTATATTTTTACACGtgtacttttctgaaaataatcttGGAAGACTTGGATATGTaggcttctttaaaaaatggaagttttgtCAACACGTGTAGCTATTAAGACTATAATACACCCTTTGGAATGCTATTAGACaattgttcctgttttttttaatgagtatcAACAGAGGGGCTCTATAAAGATCTGTGAAAAGAAGTATTAAAGGACTTTCTAAATGTAACATTGTAACATTGTTAACAGAGTATTTCttgtaattcctttttttaaattaaggtaTCTGAACGTTTGAAAGTGGTTGATGTGATTGGTACCAAAGTATACAAAGATGGGGAACAAATCATTGCTCAGGTACTGttgtttatttcttgttttagctttttttcttccaatagGCAACAATTACCCTATTACATATAAAGAATACGTGCTTTTTaactaaatgcttttttgtCAAAGAAGCCGAAACACAATGAATGAATATGGTATGCAAGAGAGGTGATCATACTCTTTCAGAagctaatttttcatttatgataCTTTGAAAAACATTCCGTTCTGTTTGTATGAATGAAGTAGTCAACAGTTTAGTATATTTAGAAGTGCAAGCAGTGTAGAACAACTATGGCTTGCACTACTGACCACTGAAGATTTATCCTGTTCTGCTGTATAAATGCTGTAATCATTAGAAGAGGAATGTGAAAGGAAACCCTTCAGGACAGGCAACAAAGACTCTTGCctcaaaatatttattggaGATCAGATATAGCCTTTGGAGGCTTACTTATATTGGAACATCTGCAAGGAAAATCATTTGGGACAAATACGTAGGGGGAGAAACAGCAGTAAGATCCTAAAATCTTCCGTAACACTATTTTCTCCTACATTTTGTCTAAGGCAGAATCAGCTTTGTCGCTTCATAAAAATGGCTCACTGTCAATTCTGTATAGATGTTTTGATTCTTTTGTGCTGTAAGTGTGGATTTCACAgtagaaatgatttattttgcagtagGTATGAAAAAGCTGCAAGGTGCTGCCTACAAATATCTCAATGTTTACCATTAAACTAAAAAGCAACTTCCACATTTCCATTACCcccctcttttgttttccctttacAGGGTGACATGGCTGATTCTTTCTTCATTGTGGAATCTGGAGAAGTAAGGATTATAATGAAAAGGAAGGTAAAACATTcctaaaatacataaaattttgtGGAGTTTTACAAATCTTGATGTATTCTAAATGCTAAACACAAATGTCTCTCATTACCATTGCTGTTAACTTTACTTATGAAATTCTCAGTTCAggaaatctctttctttctctctctctttctttcactctctctctcattctctttgtttttttctctctattcttAACCTGGTATTTCAGGGTAAACAAGATGTAGAAGAGAATGGAGCAGTTGAAATAGCTCGATGCTCAAGAGGACAGTATTTTGGAGAACTTGCTCTTGTGACCAACAAACCACGAGCCGCTTCCGCATTTGCTCTTGGCACTGTCAAGTGCTTAGGTACTGTTCagtgatattttatttctaatataaaaTGATACTTAATCTAtttggttgtttttattttgaactctCTCTTTCCTCCATGATATAAGATTTAATTACCTTTACCTAATAACAAATAAGACTTTTAAAGTACACATGTATAACTATTactaaatatttctatttacattagaaaaattatttgcaagtAATAACTAGCATTAAACACAAATTCTCCAATGTTTCTCTTGTAGGTAAAAATGGTTTCACGATAGTGCTGAGAGGATTGCAGCAAACTTTTTGTAACTGTCAGATCAATCTATCCCGCATTGTAGAGATAGATAAAGAATTTCCTTTCTCACTAGACTCTCACCCAAGAAGTAACTGCCTGGTAAAAATTCAGTCCCTTTTTATCACCATGACTTAAGCTTTAACAAATTCTTTGTCTTCACCAGCCTGTTTAATCATTCTGTCACACTGTAGCCTCaagcacaggaaaacaaagccCATAGGAGCTGTGCTCATAGATGACCTCTTCTCATCCATTTGTTTGCATGGTCTAAAgtttagcttttaaatatttgcatccAGTTAATGGGAAAATTACAAACTACAGAGACAGATTTATCTTTCTTGAATGACAGTCCTATTACCAAGCCAGCAAACAAAACGTTTTCCACTTACCTGtaaagctattattttttaaaatccttatCTCCAAATACAGATGATGAACAGACAATAAAGATCAAAGACAGGGAAGAACAAGAGGCAGGGGTGGGAAGAGTCTGTCATTACACAGTATGAGTGAATGCAAAGGTCTCTGGCAGTGCCCAAATAGTCTTGAACTTTTCTCAGTAATCATGAAACTACAGGCTACCAGGTGGAAAGCTGATTGAAGTAGTAAGTTTCCTCCTTGGCCTATTGGAAGCAGGAgtaaaatagcaaagaaatatGCTAGGCGCAATCCCAAATACAGCCATAACATCAGCAAAGgatatattttattgaaattgCAGAAATCTTTAAACTCTTTTCTGTGGAGGAATCCAGGCCCCTCCAGAGTTCTCCAGCAGCTCTTGGGTCACATAGATCTTAATCTGAAAAACCTTCAAAATAAGGAACCCAGCTAGTCTAAGTTAATTTATAAAGTTCCAAAACAGCAATGTGTTAGTTCATGTTGTTTTTGCTATGATAAATGGTTCTCTTTGGTGCAAACAAAGTATATGTCTCAGTAATAACTTTCCTGTTACCAATTAAAGTTCTACACTGGCTTGTCATAAACAATAAGATTTGTGTCAGCAGCTGACaaacatattattttctttctctttctctttctctttctctcctcttttatCTTAGTTATGGATGTTCAGGCATTTGAAAGGCTTTTGGGACCTTGTATGGaaattatgaaaagaaacattgcAAACTATGAAGAGCAGCTAGTTGCTCTGTTTGGAACAAACATGGACATTGCCGATCCCCGTGCGTGAACTAAACAATGGAGCAACAAGATCTGATACGAGAACATAGCACAGTAGTGGTTAGTCCACTGAGAAATTGTCTCTCTTCCTATAGATGCCAagcattttctgtgatttcaggAGTGGGTTTGGGGGTATTTTTTGGACTTACTACAATGGAAATACTAGTAAACAAGATAGGAATTTAATAAATTGTGTGCGTGATTTTTAAGAGTGCTCAGCATTGATGGTTCCTTGATGTGAAATCAGGAGGACCTGTAGTAGCACAGCACCTTTGAAAATCATGTCCCTTACACACAGCATTTCCCTAAAGAGTAGATTTCAAGAAACCCACATGTGAAGAACTTGTTAAACCAGCTTCTGCTCTTCAAAATGGTTACAACTTTTCTGGAAAGACTGTTAGTTTGAATGTGGTATGTTGAAAGTATTAGTGCACACAAAGTGTTTATATGTATTAATACAGAAGATATACAGTAGATATTACTTTCTGACTATTACAGTTGTCATGATTTTATGTTGCATTTATCACAGATGTAGTGAAACACAAGACTAATCGTAAGATAAAGCATGACAATGCATTTTGTGTAAAGCTCATGAcccaaatctgatttttaacattttgtaatttgttttaaagtcCTCTTTGTTTAATATGTCACATTTCAGAACGACATTGTAATATTTTATGCAATTTAGAGGACTTGTATATTTTTGcaataaactgcattttttattaGTTACATGTATTCTGTACATTCTGGAGTGAGGACAACTGACAAATTAACCCTGatgctttaaaagcaaaggTATAGGTCATTGTTATGTTCTACCTAATCATGcataacttgcattttttttctttctcttttgttttatatttatgcGTGTCTTCTCTATCTATGCTTGTTCTctagttaatttttttcagagctcACCTTTTATCTGTTAAATCTTTTCCCTGtttcaaatgaaatgatttCTGTATATCTCTCCTCTTACAGTCTAATCTTAGGTATCGAAGACCAGATGCAGTTAGGAAGTGATTGACATTGAAAGCCATGCTAAACTGAGCTTGTTCTAGAAAATCCCTATcagaaagtacaaaaataatttgaacttGGAAGAtcaataatttaaaagttttgtgcAAGTTTGAAAAGTATGTCGTCATTAAAGCTGACATGTCCTACTTTCAAAAACGTGTAGGTCATcataaaatacctttttgaCCATAATAGCATGGGATACCTTTTGAGACTGAGGAGAGAGAATATCATCTTAATTCGGAGCACAGGGCTCATTGCTTATAAAGGTCGGTGACTGGAAATTTCAGGCATAGTCTACTTTTAATACTGCTTATTAACCCACCTGGTGATGTACATGGGAAGCTAGTGCATATGATGGCAATTGACAGTAGTTCTGCCTAAATGACAGTGGAAGAATTTTAGGAAGGTTGGTTGTGCCCTGTTCCAAACCACCTGAATGACTACATCTTTCCTTCTTAAGTAATGACTTTTCTAATGTCATATATTTGTGTATGTTGATGTAATTATTATCCTACAGCTAGTGATATGTTCTGACAATTTATATGATCATACCTGAATATGAAATTATGATTATATAATACTATTTCAATATACAATTTATACCATACAATATGGTGtaaattattaaacaaaatactaagaaaattCAATCTCAGCAAAATTTAccagtgtcatttttttttttttacctagaAACCTGGTATGAATAATTGCAAATATGATAACTTGCCTTTGTACTTTtcatttatggaaaaaaaggagaagccTGTTATACTAGGAAGGAAATAATGAGGTAACCAAAATCTACACTCTTGTCATTCTGTATGCTTAATCTCTGAAAGTTACCTATACTTTGCACTAGCTTAATGTGATTAAGAAAAATGCTAACAATTACTTGTATGGCAGTAAACTACAATCAAGGCCATAAATGCCAGTCACAGTATTTTCAATATTGTTGGTTATATTTAAAGTTTCCTTACAATAAACAacacttttatatataaatatatgcttaTTGATATTgttgtgttttaattttattatcatAAAGTTACAAGTGAActgtttatttattaaaacattcatAATTCTTTACACTTTCATGTTGATTTTCATCAGTGAAGAAGTTTTGCAGATACTCAGGATAATCATTGACTGGTGTAGTAATATACTTCATATTTGATGATATACTTGCGTTATATAATCAGGAAAAATCTGTAGTAGTGGGGAATGCCAAACGTCACATAGTCACAGATTTTGGATTTCCCAGAAGTGTCCCAAAGTATGGCTTAATGTTGCAGCACTGTATTGTGTTGTTCTTGGGAACTGGATGATttctggaattttcttttttggtgaaTGCAGGGTTTTCCTTTGACCGTAATAGAATAGTCGCTTTGTGAATTCCATACCAAATATTATATCTTTCATCAGTCAGCGCTTGGGATTTCTCCTGGATATATTCATATGAATGGCTCAAAAATGCTAGTCTGAGCATCATAAATTTGGCAAGTGTTTGTCCTGAGAAGGAAATCATACGAAGTTACcgatttttcttgtttggacCTTTCAAAAAAAGGTAGAAAGTTCTAATAATCTTAAACAATTGTATGTCACGTTTACATTATGAGAATATCTAGGCCCATATTTAGATTACCTGAcgcttttgtttttaaagattttgtcATCCTCTAGCCTGGTCCCTGAAGGAACAGGACTTAGGTAACTACTTGGCACATCCCTGTTagtctttctgtttctttcttctctcccccaccTCACTAGTGAATTTTGCAAACCTGTAGATGATTTAAGCAAACTTGACAAGTGGCTAAGGtctaaagaggaaaacaaaatgctctGGTGAGCTCTTTGAAAATATGCCCTGCTGGGTAAGGAGAGGCGTGCCAGAGGAGAGAGCAGTTCAGTAATAGCAGGGCATTGAGTTGCTCAcctgctgctgagcacaggAGAAGCCGCATGGCCGTAAGTATTGACACATGCCTTAACCATGGCAAAAGCTTCAGCCATGGCCCTTGGGCCATCACAAGACACAAACCGTAAGGAAGCCAAGCTTCCTTGGTCCTAGTGCTCATGCCACTGCTCTTTTTAATGGCATTTGGTTTTGCTCCATGAGATTTCCTCCAAGTCCATCTGGGATTAACACTTACGAAATTATTCCCTTCTTGAGCTCCTGTCAGTCCACAAGTGACTGATTGTGTAAGTCTTGGAGGCTAAACTGCTATGAAGAGCACTGTGAAACCATCTGCAACTTAAAACATTTGTCATTTCATCATTTTCCCTCACGTTacctttttccttcagtgaaagGTCTTTGCTGGGGAGTCataggttttgtttgttctttggAAATGTTTGGTGCTTTAAGCTTCCTCTAGTCACTTTCAGATCAGTTACATTAAAATTTGTGTCATTTTGTGTCATTTGTGACAAACTTTCCCTGGCAGACAGTGaggttttattgtttttttttttaagatcaaaGAGTTCTCAGATGTGCAAAATTAGTATCTGCTGTTCATCCTTCACATGCCTGAAACAACaaatttttactattttcttatttttagacATTTACTGCCTTTGCTGAACAAAGTGATTTGCTGAAGGTCATTTTACCACAGAATGGACATTCTTACATGCTCTTGCTAAAGTTGTTTAAAGCGCCTTTTATCTGCTCAtacatgtgattttttttaggCGTGTGTTTTTTCGGGtttttaaggtattttcttttctcgTGTCTGTAGCTCCTCAAATAAGCTATACTACATTTTCCCCTGGGAGGAATGGGTTTCTTCTTTGTAAGCTGAGAGTACAGAACTGTGTTACAAaatttatgattattttcaaGTCAGTCTGGTAGCTGAATTTCCTTCAGACATATACCAAGGCTGTTTCTAAGTTTTTCATCCACTTTTTGGCTCAAGAGGGTGCTTTGCAGACTAGAAGCTCTCTTTTGGTGAATGGAAGTGGAACAGATTAATCTTGCAAGAATGTGAAAAGCCTAAAGAAATTCCCTTTGACCACTGTCTTTTCCTTCACCCCATTTCTCTCTTTGCCTCAAAATTATCCTTACCTTGACAGCCAGGTGAAGATCCAGTGGCAGTAGCACAGTGTAAGGCAAgtggagtgactggctgggttTTGTACTGGGAGTGACTCTCTCCTCATCATCCTCTTTAGCCCATCCCTGTCCCTTGTACGAGGGTGAATCAAGCTGAGCTGGAAGAGTGCAATAATTGCGGTGCCATGGCTGTGCAAATACCGTGGATAGCACTGTGCTTCTTCCACAGAGCTAGTGGAAGAAATATACATGCCCTCtatgggagaaaggagaagagagaaagagccAGCTATTCCAGGAAAGAAACTGCCAGTcaaaacagtctgaaaaactCTGATACTAGGTTATACTAGGCCATTTTGACAGCATCTTCTGACTCAAACTTTTCATGCTTAGTTAAGTGAATTCACTGGCCTTAAAATAGCATCACGGCATGGTATGAATACTTggtctttccttttttgatgGTATTGAATTATTAGAGGGCAGCCCTAGAGTTGTGGGGAAGGATAACCTTCTATGAGCAGGTCGCTCAGTGAGGCGCAGTAATCCCTCGAGGCTAAGTGAGCCTGATGGAGCTGCTGGGATTGGCTCCCCCACATTTCTGAAGATGCTGATAATGTGGCTCTGATAAGCgtcatctttggaaaaaatcttcCAAGCTTCAGCAAACTATCTTTTCTATTTGTTGGTTTGACCTTGTGGAGTAAGATGAGGTGACTGTCTTAAACAAATTAGCCTTACCTTTGCCGTCATTTAGCTCCTGTTCTCACTTCTGGCTGCCGCTTTGATATATAGCCTGCCTTCTCTCTATAGTTATGTCCATACTAGAAAATTATATGAGCCCGAGACTATTTGCTAGTACTAAGGCATCAAATGGCCAACATTCATACTATTTTAACTGTTTGTGTGAGCTAATTTATAAGTTGTCCTATAAACATTTTCCAGCTTACTGTATGAGGTGGCCATGTACAGATGACCCACTAGGAATGGTCCTTATGTGAGAATTATTTGCTGTTGTTCAAGCAAAAATTGTGCCAGGGCTATTCTAGCAATTTTGGAGTATAGACAACTGTATTCCAATACCCAGGAACACTATCAGGCACTTTAATTTAGTACAGAGAGAAGCTACAGATCCTCTGTGTTTGTAGTGTCTTCTTGACTTGTTTTTCTGCAAGCTTTGGGTTAGACAGAGGGTTTTCTTACTTCCCTTTCTTACAGA encodes:
- the PRKAR2B gene encoding cAMP-dependent protein kinase type II-beta regulatory subunit translates to MSISIPAGLTELLQGFTVEVLRRQPGDLLEFALQYFGRLKEEAAAAAAAPEPEPSGRAGHERARGSLPPRRAPADARGVNFAEEPARSDSESGEEEAPAAAAAFPAPAINRFTRRASVCAEAYNPDEEEDDTESRIIHPKTDDQRNRLQEACKDILLFKNLDPEQMSQVLDAMFEKQVEGGEHVIDQGDDGDNFYVIDRGTYDIYVKCDGVGRCIGTYDNRGSFGELALMYNTPRAATIIATSPGAIWGLDRVTFRRIIVKNNAKKRKMYEKFIGSLPFLKSLEVSERLKVVDVIGTKVYKDGEQIIAQGDMADSFFIVESGEVRIIMKRKGKQDVEENGAVEIARCSRGQYFGELALVTNKPRAASAFALGTVKCLVMDVQAFERLLGPCMEIMKRNIANYEEQLVALFGTNMDIADPRA